The following nucleotide sequence is from Halorussus caseinilyticus.
CCTGCCCGACGCCGACCTCCGGGAGGCGTTCGAGTCGGTCGTCGGCCACCCCAACACCGCGAGCAAGCGGTGGGTCTACCGCCAGTACGACCACGAGGTGCAGGTCCGGACCGCGACCGGACCGGGCGACGACGCCGCGGTTCTCGCGCTCCGAGAGGCCGAAAAAAGGTCTCTCCGTCTCCTCGGGCGCGGACCCGCGCTGGACCGCGGCCGCGCCCTACGAGGGCGCGCGCGCAGTCGCGTTGGAGAACGCCACGAACCTCGCGGCGAAGGGCGCGACCCCCCTCGCCGCGGTGGACTGTCTCAACGGCGGCAACCCCGAGAAGCCCGACGTGTACGGCGGATTCAAGGGAATCGTGGACGGTCTCGCCGACATGTGTTCGGCGCTCGACGCGCCGGTCGTCGGCGGGAACGTCTCGCTGTACAACGACTCGCCGTCGGGTCCCATCCCGCCGACGCCGACGCTGGCGATGACCGGTACGAAGGAGGGCTACGACGCGCCTCCGGCCGCCCTCTCGGACGACGCGGCCGACTCGACCCTCCTCGCGGTCGGCGACTCGGGCGGCGACCGACTCGGCGGGTCGGAGTACCTCGCGCAGACGGGCGGGAGCGACCGCTTCCCCGCGCTTCCGGAGAATCCCCGCGAAGTCGTGGAGACGCTCGCCGAGATTGCGGACCACGAGGCGACCGCCGCGGTCCACGACGTGAGCCACGGGGGTCTGGCGGTCGCGCTCGCCGAGATGGTCACGGACGAGGCGGGCGCGACGGCGGACGTGGCGTCGGTCGAAGCTCTCTTCGCCGAGACGCCGGGTCGCGCCGTCGTCGCCACGACCGACGCCGAGGCAGTCCGCGAGGCGTTCGAGGGCGTCGCGCCGGTCGCCGAACTCGGCGAGGCAGACGACTCGGGCGCGCTCTCGCTGACGGTCGATGGGGAGTCGCTGAACTACGGCGCCGCGGAAATCGCCGACCTCCGGGACGTGCTGGCGCGCGAACTCGACTAGGTAGGGATTGTTCCCGGCATCTCTTTTTCCCCGGCGCGTGCGGGCGCGCCCTCCGTGGTCCGCCCGGTCGCGCGAGGGATGAGTAGCACAGCGACCGGAGAGAGCGAGGCTTGCGAGACGCTTCGCGTCTCGCTGACCTGCGGTCGCGGGCAACGCAATCGGTTGGGGAGGGTGTGTCCCGCGGTCGCGGTGCGGTCTCACAGGAGTCGGCAGTAGCTCGCTCCCTCGTAACTATCACTCTCCACTCGCGGACCTTCGAACTGTTACACTCTCACGACACCGACCCCCCGACATCCACCGTCGGCGACGCCACGACGCGCTCCCGAAGAGCAAAAACTCGCCGAAAAAGTACCGAGACGGTCGCTCAGGCCGCGAGGAGCGGAAGCGCGAACGCCACGACGAGTCCGACCGCGAGAACCGCGAAACCGATGCCGACCTGCGACATCGAGAAGTCCTGCATCGGGGAAGTAACTCGGTCTAGACCCTCTACGTCGTGGCCGTGGTCGGTGTGGTCGTCGTTGTGGTCGTCCATGCCTCAGCGTTCCCGGTCCTCCCACTTAAGCGCAACCAAACCTAAGCCGTCGGGACTCGATAGTCCGACCACATGGAGCGAGGTGACCCCCAGTCGTCGGTAGACGCGAGCGGAGACGCCGAGGCGTCCGCCGACTGGTCCGATGCGCTCGGCGTGAACCGGGAGTGGTGGAAGGAAGCCGTCGTCTACCAACTCTACCCGCGGAGCTTCTTCGACTCCGACGGCGACGGAATCGGAGACTTGCGCGGCGTTGAGGAGAAACTGGACTACCTCGAGGCCCTCGGCGTGGACGTGGTGTGGCTCAACCCCGTCTACGACTCGCCGAACGCCGACAACGGCTACGACATCCGCGACTACCGCGCCATCATGGACGAGTTCGGGACGATGGACCACTTCGACCGCCTGCTCGACGGACTCCACGAGCGCGATATTCGGCTCATCATGGACCTCGTGGTCAACCACACGTCCGACGAACACGAGTGGTTCCGGAAGTCCCGCGAGTCCGGAGACGGCGAGTTCCGGGACTTCTACGTCTGGCGCGACGGCCGCGGCGACGGACCGGGCGGGAAGGGAAAGCCACCCAACAACTGGGAGTCGGCGTTCGGCGGGTCGGCGTGGACCTACGACGACCGGACCGAGCAGTATTACCTCCACCTCTTCGACGAGAAGCAACCCGACCTCAACTGGGAGAACCCCGAGGTCCGCGAACGAATCTACGAGATGATGCGGTGGTGGCTCGACAAAGGCATCGACGGCTTTCGGATGGACGTTATCGACCTCATCTCGAAGGCCGACGGCCTGCCCGACGGCGACCCCGACTCGGGATGGGTCGGCGCGGAACACTTCATGACCGGGCCGCGCGCCCACGAGTACATCTCGGAGATGTACGACGAGGTGCTTTCGGGCCGGGACGTGATGACCGTCGGCGAGATGCCCGGTGCAACTGTCGAAGAGGCCCAGCAGTACCTCGGACCGGACGGCGACGGCCTGAACATGGTGTTTCACTTCGAACACGTCACGCTCGACTACGGCGAGAGCGGCGACCGGTGGACCATCGGCGACTTCTCGCTCCCGGAGTTCAAGCAGGTGCTGACGAAGTGGCAGAACGGCTTGGAGGGTGAGGGCTGGAACAGCGTCTACCTCGGCAACCACGACTGGCCCCGGATGCTCTCGCGGTTCGGCGACGACGACCTCTACCGCATCGAGTCCGCGAAGATGCTGGCGACGTTGCTGTTTACCCTCCGCGGGACGACCTACGTCTATCAGGGCGACGAAATCGGCATGACGAACTTCCCCTTCGAGCGCGAGGAGCAGGTCATGGACGTGGGCGCGCGGAACTTCGTGAACCGCGCCAAGCGACAGGGCCGGGAGATGGACGAGATTCTCCGCATCGTGACCCGCAGAAGCCGCGACAACGCCCGGACGCCGATGCAGTGGTCCGACGCCGAGAACGCGGGGTTCACCGACGGAGAGCCGTGGATTCCGGTCAACCCGAACTACGAGACGGTGAACGTCGCGGACGCGAGGGCGCGCGCCGACTCCATCTGGCACTACTACAGGGACCTCGTGGACTTCCGGAAATCGACGCCCGTCGCGGTCTACGGCGACTACGACCTGCTCCTGCCCGACGACCCGGACATCTACGCCTACCTTCGGACGCTCGGCGACGACCGACTCCTCGCGGTCCTGAACTTCGGCGACGGGACCCCGACGTTCTCGCTCCCGCCGGGTATAGAGTACGACGACGCCGAGTGCGTCCTGCACAACTACGCGGTGGACGCCGCGGGACCGCGCTCGTTCGAGATGCGGCCCTACGAGGCCCGAGTGTACGAGTTGGAGTGATTTTCCGGGGGAGACGACTGCCCGAGTCTGGCTTTTGAGGTTATATTATTTGATGTACGGCACGCGCGAGCGCGACGCTCTCGTGCGCCGCGCGAACGCGCGAGGTCCGCACTCGGCCCGACGAACCACCGGACGCGCGCCGGACGACCAACCGCCCGGGTGGGGTGAAGGGACCGTCCGGTCGCGTTCACTGTGGTCGCCTCAGTGACCCCTATCCGAGCGAGCGAACGCAGTGAGCGAGCGAGGATATGTCACTGAGCGGCCGTCTCGTGAACGGATGTGAACGAGACCTCGGAAGTCACAGCCCGCGTGGTTCGAGAGCAACGCTCTCGTCATCCCGAAAATCTTCGATTTTCGGCGACAACGAAGTGAGCAGGACCGTCTTCCGGCGTCTTCGGGAGCGAAGCGACCGAAGGCTCGTCAGAGCGACGCTCTGACGGCGGCGACCGGACGGGGGCTTTCTAAGACTCGTTCTCGACGGTTCTCGCAGTCGTCGCGGCGGTCCCTGCGGTCAGTTCCGTCGGCATCGAGCCAAGTAAAAGAGACTCCGACCTCGCTCCGAAGCTACTCCGCCTCGAAGTGGACCGTCTCGTCCGCGGCGGGAATCATCTTCGTCGCGTCCATGTCGAGGAACGACGCCGCGTCCGCCTGCACGTCTTGGCCCGTCTCGGACCCGAACGACTCGTTCATCGCGCCCGGACTCTCGAACCAGAGTTGGGCCACGTAGTCGTAGCCCGCCTTCTCGGGGTCCGTGGGGACCGACGAGGTGTACCGCTGAAGCCCCGGCAGGTCGTTGACGAGGGGCGCGTGTTCCTCGTGCATGTACTCGATGCACTCGTCGTGGCTGGTGTCGTCGTCGCGGACGGCGAGGATTACCATCTTGCAGGTCATCGTCGGGGTTTCGGGGTCTGCGGTCGTGAAAGTTGGGATTCGGCCGACGGGACTCGAACGCGGGGAGTAAGTCGGCCTCGGAACGCAGATGGAGGGAGCAGGTAGCAGGGGAAGAAGCAGGAAGCTAGCTACTCCCGACTCCCACCGAAACGAGAGTGGAAGAAGCAGAAAGCTAGCTACTTCCGAGTCCTATGAGACCGCACCGCCCCGCACCGCCACCGCGGGCCACACCCTCCCCAACCGACTGCGGTCCTCGGCCTGCGTCCTGCGGTCCTCGTCCACCGTCGGAAGCGAGTTCCGACGAGCAGTCGGCGCACAACGCCGACGACCTCGCACGAATGGGCGCGACACGCTACGCGGTCGCGCCAGCACGCGCCGGGGACGAAAAATCGTACAGCGCGCGCCGGGGTGGATGTCGAACCACGGGCGAAACGCCGGCCCGAGCGCGACCGTTCCCCGGCGCAGACCCCAGTCCCCCGACCCCGAGCAACTGCCGCAGTCGAAACCGTGAAACCCCGAACGCGCGAACCTCCACGTAGCGAATGACCCTCACCAAGCGCATCATCCCGTGCATCGACGTGGACTTAGACGACGAGGGCGACCCCGCCGTCTACACGGGCGTCAACTTCGAGGACCTCGAATACACCGGCGACCCGGTGGAGATGGCCCGCGAGTACAACGAGTCGGGGGCCGACGAGTTCGTCTTCCTCGACATCACCGCGAGCGCCGACGGCCGCGAGACCATGCTCGGCGTCGTCGAAGACGTGGCCGACGAAATCTTCATTCCCCTCACCGTCGGCGGCGGCATCCGGACCACCGAGGACATCAAAGAGACCCTGCGCGCCGGGGCCGACAAGGTGTCTATCAACTCCGGAGCGATAGCGAACCCGGACCTCGTGAACGAGGGCGCGAAAGCGTTCGGAAGCCAGTGCATCGTCATCTCGGTGGACGCCGAGCGCCGATACGACGAGCAAGGCGACCACTACGTCGAGGTGGACGGCGAGTCCTGCTGGTTCGAGTGTACCGTCAAAGGCGGCCGGGAGGGGACCGGTCTCGACGTGGTGTCGTGGGCCGAGGAAGCCGAGGAACGCGGAGCTGGCGAACTCTTCGTCAACTCCATCGACGCCGACGGCACGAAAGACGGCTACGACATCCCGCTCACGAAGGCCGTCTGTGACGCCGTGGACACGCCGGTCATCGCCTCGTCGGGATGCGGCGGTCCCGAGGACATGTACGAGGTGTTCGAGGACGCGGGCGCTGACGCCGCGCTCGCGGCCTCTATCTTCCACTTCGGCGAGTACTCGATTCGAGAGGTCAAGGAGTACCTCGACGACCACGGCGTGCCGGTCCGACTCTGACCGAGGTTTCTTCTGCGCGCCAGCGGTGACTCGTCTACCATCTATCGACCCCAATCCAGAAGGTAAAAATCACGTCGGAAGAACGTGGATTTCATGCACGAAATCGAAGCAGATTCGAGCCGTAACCGATTGTACGTCACTCTCGCGGGACGGTTCGACGAGGACGAGGCCGCGGCGTCCGCCGAGCGAACTATCGAGGCGACGGAGCGACTCGACCCCGGATTCGACGTAGTGACCGACATCCGGGAGTTGGAGGCGAGTCCCCAAGAGGCGAAGACCCACCTCGAACGCTCGAAGCTATTCCTCTCGGCCCACGACGTGGGCACCGTCGTCCGCGTCGTCGGCGACTCGCCGCTGGCGGAGATGCAGTTCGACCGGACCGGCGACGCGGAGTACGCCGTCGAAACCGCCGAGAGCGTCGAAGCGGCCGAGAAACTGCTCGACGACGCCGACGCCGGAGCGTGAGCGCAGTCTGAGCGCAGTCGGGCTTAGAGTCCGGGCGCGCCGAGCGCACTCGCGTTGCCCGCGGCCGTGGTGGTCTCGCCACCGGCAGTCGTAGTCTCCTCGCCGCCCATGCCGCCCCCGAGGACGCCCAGACCGATAGAGGCGTTCTCGACGCCGACGCTGTCGGCTTCGATGCTGTCGAGGACCGCGCTACCGACGCTCAGCGTTCCGACTTCGACAGTCGATTGGTCTGCTATCGTCGCGGCGTCACCCGTCACGCCGGGCGAGATTGCCGCGCGCACGTCGTTGATTTCCACGTCGCCGACGGTCCCCTCGTCCACCGACAGCGAGTCGATGGTGATTTCCGAGAGCGAGGCGTTTTCGAGCGTCGCGTTCTCTCCCTCGGGCGGCGCGCCGCCGAACAGCGCTTCCGCGACGGTCTGGTTGCGAATGGTCACGTCCTGAAGCGTGACGTTCCGGAGCGTCGCGTTGACGACGGTGAGGTTCGTCGCGGTGGCGGTGCCGAGCGAGTCGGCCGCGGCGGTTCCCGCTTCGGTCGTCTCGCCCGTCGCGGTTCCGGCGGTGGTCGTCTCTGCTCCGCCGTCGCTACTCAGCGTCGTCTCGTTCAGCACCACCTGCCGGACGGTGGCGTTCGTCAGTTCCAACCGCTGTATCGTCAGGTTCTCGTAGGTGAGTTCGGTGTCGTTCTGCGCGCCGTCTTGGGCCGCGAGCGCGCCCGATTCGACCGCCGACGGGGTGTGCGAGGTGTGTGCGTTCGGCGTCGCCGCGAGCGCCGAGGATGCCCCGGCGAGCAGTACCAGCGCCGCTACGACGATTGGGCGTGTTCTCATGCGGACTGGACTTTTCGGACTGCGCCAATAAACCGCCGCGACCGTTCGGGAGTTCCGTGCCCGATTACGGCCGTTAGGCACGGCTTATCCCCGATTCGAGGCGTTCTCCGGGCGGACGCGCGGACGGACGGTTCGTCGGCGGGCGATAAACGGACTGAACGGTCGCAGTTCGTCGCTCCACTCGCCCGCACGACTCCCGACGCCGGGAGCGCCAGCGACCGGCGTCGGGCAGTCGCACGGAGTCCGCGCTCGGTGTCAGACGGCCGGAGTCCGCGCTCGGCGTCTCCCCTTCGGGTCGCCGCCTCGGACGCACCGATGTATGGTTATAAGAAACAATTTCGTTGCTGAGAGAAACGTAGAAGTTGCTCGACTGCGGACCGCGCTCTCGAAGTCGGTTCAGGCCGCGTTCTCGTAGGCGTCCACGAACGTCGCGGTCTTGTTCTTGATGTCGCCCGCGGCGCTCTCTAGCGTATCGAGGGGGTCGGCCTCGCCCTCGGTCTTGATGGTCAGAATCGGTTCGGTCTGGCCACCGGACTGCTCGGGGTTCACGTCGTACGTCGCGGCCGCGACCGTCTCCTGTTCGAGGAGCGTGCCCTTCAGCACGTTCATGAAGGTGTGGTCCTCACCGGCGATTTCGATAGAGAGTTCGTCCTCGGCCTTCTCGATGACCCGTAGTTCCATACCCCTCAGTTCTGGCTTTGCGCGTTTCAACATTACGGAACGCGACTTCTTCGCTCGCGGGAGGGGATGTCTTCGGACGGGGGCCTCTCGACCTACCGCGCGGTAACGTCCATCAGCATCTCGTTTTTCGGTTCCGCGGCCAGTCCCGCCTCGAACTCCAGCGGTTCCTCGCCCACGTAGTCGAGTTCGAACTCCCGAGCAATCGTCGGGAGCATGATTCGGAGTTCCATCTTTCCGAACCGCTCGCCGATACACCGGTGGGGACCGGCACCGAACGGCGCGTAGGCGTACTTGGGCAGTTCGCGTTCGAGCGTTCCGTCCCATCGCTCGGGCCGGAACGCCATCGGGTCGTCGTAGTACTGCTCGTCGTGGTGGAGCAACCAAATCGGCAGGAAAATCGCCGCTCCGTCGCTAATCTCGTACCCGTTTATCGTGACCGGTTCCTGCGGTTGTCTGAACACGGTGTGGCCGGGCGCGCGGAGACGGAGCGTCTCCTTGATGATTTTGTTCGTGTAGTCGAGGTTCCGGACGTTCGTCGGGGTGATTCCCTCGTCGCCGACCACCTCGTCTACCTCGGCGAAGAACTGCTCGCGTTCGTTCTCGTTGTTCGAGAGCAGGTGGAACGCGTACGTCAACGCGAGGGCCGTAGTCTCGTGCCCGGCGAACATCAGGGTAATCATCTCGTTGCGGAGCGTCTCGGTGGACATCTGGTGGCCGTCGTCGGCCTCCGCGTCTATCATGACCGACAGGAGCGTGTCGTCGTCCTCGTCCGCGCGTTCCCGAATGATTCGGTCCAGCGTGTCGTTCAACTTCTCTTGGGTCTTCTCGTACCGGCGGTTCGCTGGCGTCGGGAACCAACTCGGGAAGACCTGATTCGATGCCGCCGTCTTGTCGCTAATCGCCTCGCACGCCTCCTTGATTGCGGGGTAGTCGGCCACGTCGTCGATTCCGAACGCGGTCCGAGCGAACACGTCGAGCGTGAGAGCTTTCATCTCCGCTTCGATGTCGAGGGTCTCGCCGTCGCTCCATCCCTCGATTAGCTCCTCGGTCGCAGTCTTCATCTCCTCGGCGTACGACTTGATTCGCTGGGGGTAGAACGCTGGCTGAATCATCTCCCGCTGTTGACGCCAGAACTCACCTTCGCTGGCACCGATACCCTCTCTGAACACCTCGCGGAACTCCCGCGGTCGCTGGTACTTCTCGTCGTCCTCAACGAGAACTTTCTCGAACAGTTCCGGACTGCTGAGGATGTAGCCGTCTCGTCCCAGTCCGCCGTCTACGTAAACGATGTCCCCGTACTCCTCGGCCCACTCTTTCCGATACTCGAAGGGATTCAGTCCGTACTTCGGCATGCTACCGACCAGCGGAAGGCCCGACGGTCCCGGCGGTGTCTGGTTCCCACTCATATCCGCTACAAAACTATTAATTATGTAACTATTTTCTAATTATTGTTGAAACATTCTCTCCAAATATTGGTGTAGTATGATTCACATTTTGCGCCCGACCCGCGACTCCGGACATTCATTTATACGATGCTGGTCAAAACCATCGGTATGGTTCAGTTGCCCTCATGGTTGCCAGCGCCGGAACAGGTCGCCATTCCGCTCGCCGTTCTGCTGTCGCTCGTTCTGGTCCGGCGACTCGACGGGCCGAGCGGTCGGTGGGGCCAGCGACTTCGCTCGCGGTTCCTGCTCGGCGTTCCGTGGGGAACGCTCGTCTCGATAGCGGGCGTCCTCGCGGTGTATCTGTTCGTTCAGCAGGGGTGGAACCACTGGCGAAATCCCGTGACGCTCCCGTTCTCCTCGTGGTCGTATCTCTACCCGACGGGTTGGTTGCTCGCACCGTTCTCCCACACCGGGCCGGGCCACCTCGTCGGCAACCTCACGACGACGCTCGCCGTCGCACCGCTGGCGGAGTACTTCTTCGGTCACTTCCCGTCGAAGCGCGGCGAGAACCCCTTCTTCTCGCGGACCTCGAACCCGTGGATTCGCGCGTTCGTCATCTTCCCCGCGGGCGTGGCGCTGGTCGGTCTGGCGACCAGCGTCTTCGCGTGGGGACCAATCATCGGCTTCTCGGGCGTGGCGTTCGCGTTCGTCGGGTTCGCGCTGGTCCGATACCCCCTGATGACCGTGGTCGCGGTGTCGGCGCAGGGTGCCATCCGGACCGCCTACCGCGCCATGCGCGACCCCGTGATTCAGGGGTCGGCCTCGCGGAGTTTCGGCGACCCGTGGTGGTTCGGTATCGCGGTGCAGGGCCACGCGCTCGGTCTTCTGCTCGGCATCCTGCTCGGGGTCGCGGTTCTCTACCGGCGGCGCGAACGCGTCGGCGCGCTCCGACTCTGGACCGGCACGGTGGTTCTCGGCATGTCGATGACGCTCTGGGCGCTCTGGTGGTATCGCGGCGAGAGTACCTACGTCCTCTATCGCGGGTTGGGCGTCGTCTTCGTGGTGGCGCTCGCCGCCCTGACCACCGTCGCGGCGACTGCCGACCGCAGACCCCTCTTCGGCGACGTGTCCCGCCAGCAGGTCGGCCTGCTGGCGCTGTTGCTCCCGCTGGCGGTCATGGTCGGCGTGGCGGTCCCGGTCAACCTCACCACGGTCGGGGACGCCAGCGTACCCGGCGACGGCCCGGCGGTCGAAGTCCGGGGCTACAACGTGACCTACGCCGAGAACGTGCCGAACCAGAAGGTCTCGGCCATCGACGTGTCGCTGTTCGGCGAGACGACCGACGTGACCACCAGCGGCGTCGTCGTGGTCAACGAGGACCGCGAAATCTGGACCCAAGCCGTCTCGAAGGGGCGTCTCGCCTTCGGCGGCCGGGCGGGGGTCCGGGTCGGCGGCGTCGGGTGGTCGGAGGTCGTCAACGTCCAGCGCCGGGGGTGGTCGGTCGTGGACGGCGGAACCACCTATCAGGTGTGGCTTCGCGGCCCGGACGACGACGAGTGGACTCACGCGTTCGCCTCCGAACCGGCGATAGCCGGGCCGAAACTCTCGAATCGGTCGGTCGCAATCGTCCCGAACCAAGGCACTTTCGTCGTCCACGTCACACAGAATAACTCGACGGTCGCGGACGCGCCGATGCCCGCCGTGGGCGGGAACGTGACCCTCGACGGCATCCGGTTCGAACGCAGGGGACCGAAACTGTTCGCGGCCTACGACGGGACCAGAGTCCGGGTCGCGTCCCGCGAGACGTACAACTGAGTCGGGGACCGGCGGACCCCTCCGTCAGCGCCACCGAATCCGGAACACCTCGGCGTCGATTACCTCGCGGTCGCTGGTCTGGTGGGCGAACTGCCGGGCGAGCGCCAACTCCGCGCGGAAGGCGTGCGTCACCTCGCCGCCCTCGTCGGCGGCGAAGGACTCCACGAACTCCCGACTCCCGGCGTTGTGAATCGAGTAGGAGACCCCCGAAATCTCGCTGGCGGTCGCCAGAAACGCGCGGTCGGCGTGTTCGTTGCCCGCCTGCGCGCCGAACGGCGGGTTCATCAGGACCGTGACGTTCGCGCGGTCGGCGTCCGGCGGGCAGAGCGGCGCGCGGGCGGCGTCGGCCACCATCCACTCGACGCCGGTCGCGGACGCGGGCGCGTCCGCGTCCGCGACGCCCGCGTCTGCGCCCTCGCCCTCGCTCGCGCCCGCGACCCCGACCGCGCGCTCGTTCTCGCGGGCCTGCGCGAGTGCCGCGGGGTCGCGGTCTAGCGCGAGGACGCGCGCGGGACCGCGGAACGCCGCCCCGAGCGCCAGCATCCCGGTCCCGGTGCCGAGGTCCACCACCGTTCTCCCGGCGATGTCCCCCTGCACGCTGGCGAGGTGGACGAGGTGGGCCGCGAGGTCCGCGGGCGTCGGGTACTGCTCCAAGTCGAGTCGGGGGTCCGCGAACCCCTCGACCCGCGAGAGACGGCGCTCCAGCGCGGCCTTGTTCATGCGTGTGGGGAGTCGTTCCGCGTAAGTGAGCGTTCGGGTTCTCTCTCGGCTTGTTTTGTTCCGCGTCGGAGGTTGGGTACCGTTTTCGGACGAGTGCCGTCGCTCTGCACCGCGGGAACGGAGTGATGAATCCCTCGAAAGCCCCGCCCGCTCGCGGGTTTTACGACCCGCGAGCGGGCGGCCCTTACCCCTCCCACGGCGGTCGGCGGGCGCGCTACTGGAGTTGCGCCGGGCGCGTTTCGGCGGTCGGCCGAGCGCGACCGAACGCACAAATGTAGAGAAATATTTAGAAAAGGGAAAAATTTCTCTTGGCTAGGTACAGATTGCCGAAAGACAGCTTTGTCAGTGTTCGAGCGTGATGGGACCGGCCACGTCGAGGGTGACACCCTCGCGGCGGGCGCGTTCCGCGACCGCCGCGAGCGCCGGGCGGACCTTCGACTCGTCGGCCACGCTGTCGAACTCGACGGTGACGGTACTCGCGCCGAGGAACGAGGCGGCCTGCACGTACTCGCGCACGCGGTCGGCCTCGTCCTGAGTGGCGAACGAGCAGTCCTCGCCGAAGCAGGCGCTCACGACCACGCGGGCGGCCACGAAGTCGTCGGCGTCGAGTTCACGCTTGAGTTCCCGGAGGTCCTCGCGGGCCGTCGAAGGGATGGCGTCGGCGTCGAGACTGACCGGCGTGGCGTCTTCTACGCGACAGCGTTCGATAGCAGTTCGGACATCTGCGGAACGGGTGGCGCTCATCGTTACCAGCACATACCCCTTACTCATACAAAAAGGTTAGGCAAATGCATGTCAGTTATATCCTCGGCGATGGTAATCTCCCTTACACCTAACAACGCTTCTCTAGTTGAAACTCTCACGATTAAACTTAATATAGAGCAATTCGACACAAAAGTATGCGCTCCCCTGACAGTCAGCGACACGGTGCATCGAGTCGAATCGGCAGGCGGACGTTCCTCCGGGGGACGGCCGCAACGGTCGGTCTCGCGGGATTTGTCGGGTCCGCGTCCGCCTTCGAGGGCGACGACGGCGACATCACCGGCGCGGCCGACTTCCCGCGGGCGACCACCCGCGGCCACTTCGACATCCACTGGTGGTACGGCGACCAGTTGACCGACGGTCACACCGCGTGGGACTACAGCACGGTCGGCGACATTCCGGGCTACGGGACGGCCAACCCCAACGAGGTTCTCGTCTCGGTCCACGGTTGGCGAGTCGCGCCCGACGAGGCCCCCGACCACTTCGCCACGGTGAAGCAGTCGCTCCGGAACAACGGCTACGACTACCCGGTTATCGGATTCAGCTACGACTCGGACACCAGCACCGACAACTGGTGGCCCACGACCGACATCGCCGAGCGAAACGGCAAGAAACTCGCCAACTTCCTGACCGACTACCGCTCACGGACCGGCGCGCGAATCCGACTTATTGGTCACTCGATGGGCGGCCGGGTCGTGCCCGCGACGCTCCGCGCACTCAACGGACTCGGCAAGTCGGACTTCGTGGAGTCGGCGACGCTTCTCGGCGCGGCGACAGACAACGACGCGGTGGCCGTAGACGGCGAGTACGGAGACGACATCGCCGTGGCCGCCAAGTCGGTAGACAACTACTGGAAGTCCGACGACGGCGTGCTGAACTGGGCGTACTCCACGGCCGAGTTCGATTCGGCGGTCGGGGAAGAGGGCTGTGAGGGCACTCCGCCCGCGAACTACGACGACCACAACGTCGATTACGTGCC
It contains:
- a CDS encoding DUF7550 family protein codes for the protein MDDHNDDHTDHGHDVEGLDRVTSPMQDFSMSQVGIGFAVLAVGLVVAFALPLLAA
- a CDS encoding glycoside hydrolase family 13 protein — encoded protein: MERGDPQSSVDASGDAEASADWSDALGVNREWWKEAVVYQLYPRSFFDSDGDGIGDLRGVEEKLDYLEALGVDVVWLNPVYDSPNADNGYDIRDYRAIMDEFGTMDHFDRLLDGLHERDIRLIMDLVVNHTSDEHEWFRKSRESGDGEFRDFYVWRDGRGDGPGGKGKPPNNWESAFGGSAWTYDDRTEQYYLHLFDEKQPDLNWENPEVRERIYEMMRWWLDKGIDGFRMDVIDLISKADGLPDGDPDSGWVGAEHFMTGPRAHEYISEMYDEVLSGRDVMTVGEMPGATVEEAQQYLGPDGDGLNMVFHFEHVTLDYGESGDRWTIGDFSLPEFKQVLTKWQNGLEGEGWNSVYLGNHDWPRMLSRFGDDDLYRIESAKMLATLLFTLRGTTYVYQGDEIGMTNFPFEREEQVMDVGARNFVNRAKRQGREMDEILRIVTRRSRDNARTPMQWSDAENAGFTDGEPWIPVNPNYETVNVADARARADSIWHYYRDLVDFRKSTPVAVYGDYDLLLPDDPDIYAYLRTLGDDRLLAVLNFGDGTPTFSLPPGIEYDDAECVLHNYAVDAAGPRSFEMRPYEARVYELE
- a CDS encoding EthD family reductase, with the protein product MTCKMVILAVRDDDTSHDECIEYMHEEHAPLVNDLPGLQRYTSSVPTDPEKAGYDYVAQLWFESPGAMNESFGSETGQDVQADAASFLDMDATKMIPAADETVHFEAE
- the hisF gene encoding imidazole glycerol phosphate synthase subunit HisF encodes the protein MTLTKRIIPCIDVDLDDEGDPAVYTGVNFEDLEYTGDPVEMAREYNESGADEFVFLDITASADGRETMLGVVEDVADEIFIPLTVGGGIRTTEDIKETLRAGADKVSINSGAIANPDLVNEGAKAFGSQCIVISVDAERRYDEQGDHYVEVDGESCWFECTVKGGREGTGLDVVSWAEEAEERGAGELFVNSIDADGTKDGYDIPLTKAVCDAVDTPVIASSGCGGPEDMYEVFEDAGADAALAASIFHFGEYSIREVKEYLDDHGVPVRL
- a CDS encoding DNA-directed RNA polymerase subunit L, which produces MELRVIEKAEDELSIEIAGEDHTFMNVLKGTLLEQETVAAATYDVNPEQSGGQTEPILTIKTEGEADPLDTLESAAGDIKNKTATFVDAYENAA
- a CDS encoding cytochrome P450, whose protein sequence is MSGNQTPPGPSGLPLVGSMPKYGLNPFEYRKEWAEEYGDIVYVDGGLGRDGYILSSPELFEKVLVEDDEKYQRPREFREVFREGIGASEGEFWRQQREMIQPAFYPQRIKSYAEEMKTATEELIEGWSDGETLDIEAEMKALTLDVFARTAFGIDDVADYPAIKEACEAISDKTAASNQVFPSWFPTPANRRYEKTQEKLNDTLDRIIRERADEDDDTLLSVMIDAEADDGHQMSTETLRNEMITLMFAGHETTALALTYAFHLLSNNENEREQFFAEVDEVVGDEGITPTNVRNLDYTNKIIKETLRLRAPGHTVFRQPQEPVTINGYEISDGAAIFLPIWLLHHDEQYYDDPMAFRPERWDGTLERELPKYAYAPFGAGPHRCIGERFGKMELRIMLPTIAREFELDYVGEEPLEFEAGLAAEPKNEMLMDVTAR
- a CDS encoding rhomboid-like intramembrane serine protease; this translates as MVQLPSWLPAPEQVAIPLAVLLSLVLVRRLDGPSGRWGQRLRSRFLLGVPWGTLVSIAGVLAVYLFVQQGWNHWRNPVTLPFSSWSYLYPTGWLLAPFSHTGPGHLVGNLTTTLAVAPLAEYFFGHFPSKRGENPFFSRTSNPWIRAFVIFPAGVALVGLATSVFAWGPIIGFSGVAFAFVGFALVRYPLMTVVAVSAQGAIRTAYRAMRDPVIQGSASRSFGDPWWFGIAVQGHALGLLLGILLGVAVLYRRRERVGALRLWTGTVVLGMSMTLWALWWYRGESTYVLYRGLGVVFVVALAALTTVAATADRRPLFGDVSRQQVGLLALLLPLAVMVGVAVPVNLTTVGDASVPGDGPAVEVRGYNVTYAENVPNQKVSAIDVSLFGETTDVTTSGVVVVNEDREIWTQAVSKGRLAFGGRAGVRVGGVGWSEVVNVQRRGWSVVDGGTTYQVWLRGPDDDEWTHAFASEPAIAGPKLSNRSVAIVPNQGTFVVHVTQNNSTVADAPMPAVGGNVTLDGIRFERRGPKLFAAYDGTRVRVASRETYN
- a CDS encoding METTL5 family protein — translated: MNKAALERRLSRVEGFADPRLDLEQYPTPADLAAHLVHLASVQGDIAGRTVVDLGTGTGMLALGAAFRGPARVLALDRDPAALAQARENERAVGVAGASEGEGADAGVADADAPASATGVEWMVADAARAPLCPPDADRANVTVLMNPPFGAQAGNEHADRAFLATASEISGVSYSIHNAGSREFVESFAADEGGEVTHAFRAELALARQFAHQTSDREVIDAEVFRIRWR